One Erythrobacter sp. SDW2 genomic region harbors:
- a CDS encoding NAD(P)/FAD-dependent oxidoreductase, with translation MSKSIAIIGAGMAGLACAMELARLGHRPMLFDKGRGPGGRMATRRVEIDGAETRFDHGAQYFTARDPRFLHAIEGWHSAGYVAPWPAAGEGAFVGTPGMNAPLRQMAQFFNVQWGMEIDAVLHDIHTWHLRTGTTIFRAQQLVCAIPAEQAAKLLAKEAPDFAAIAGQAKSQPCWALMVRFGAKLDLADCFRGEDIAWAARNSSKPGRGDGEDWVLHASPAWSAQHLELSPEEIVPLLLAAFFAETGAAAEEPVHAAAHRWRYAMVERAEGSPALWDPALELGVCGDWLVGPRVESAFLSGLELAQSMVGNA, from the coding sequence ATGAGCAAGAGCATCGCGATTATCGGCGCCGGCATGGCCGGCCTCGCCTGCGCCATGGAACTGGCGCGCCTCGGTCACCGGCCCATGCTGTTCGACAAGGGGCGCGGCCCCGGCGGTCGCATGGCGACCCGGCGGGTCGAGATCGACGGAGCAGAGACGCGCTTCGACCATGGCGCGCAATATTTCACCGCCCGCGACCCGCGCTTCCTGCATGCGATCGAGGGCTGGCATAGCGCGGGCTATGTCGCCCCTTGGCCCGCGGCAGGCGAAGGCGCCTTTGTCGGCACGCCCGGCATGAACGCTCCGCTCAGGCAGATGGCGCAGTTCTTCAATGTCCAGTGGGGCATGGAAATCGATGCCGTTCTGCACGACATCCATACCTGGCACCTGCGGACCGGGACCACCATCTTCCGTGCCCAGCAGCTTGTGTGCGCAATTCCGGCGGAGCAGGCGGCCAAGCTGCTGGCAAAGGAAGCGCCCGATTTCGCTGCCATCGCGGGCCAGGCGAAGTCGCAGCCGTGCTGGGCGCTGATGGTCCGCTTTGGCGCGAAGCTTGACCTTGCCGATTGCTTCCGGGGCGAGGACATCGCCTGGGCGGCGCGCAATTCGTCCAAACCGGGGCGGGGCGACGGCGAGGACTGGGTCCTCCACGCCTCGCCGGCGTGGTCGGCGCAGCATCTGGAACTGTCGCCGGAGGAGATCGTGCCGCTGCTGCTGGCGGCCTTCTTTGCCGAGACCGGCGCTGCGGCGGAGGAACCTGTCCATGCCGCTGCGCACCGCTGGCGCTACGCCATGGTCGAGCGTGCCGAGGGTTCGCCTGCCCTGTGGGACCCGGCGCTCGAGCTCGGCGTTTGCGGTGACTGGCTGGTGGGACCGCGGGTCGAGTCGGCCTTCCTCAGCGGTCTGGAACTGGCGCAATCGATGGTCGGGAACGCCTAG
- the egtB gene encoding ergothioneine biosynthesis protein EgtB codes for MAHAKPHEPALSHGDLAGRFRAARALTEALAAPLSEADATIQSMDDASPTKWHLAHVTWFWETFLLRDHVAGYRLFDQQWPFLFNSYYEAEGKRHARARRGMITRPSLAEVLAYRAHVTEAMEPMLGREELRCLIELGIAHEQQHQELLLTDIKHALVQNPLGPAMWDGTSNSSQARERHWHAHPGGIALVGHEGESFAFDNEGPRHRVLLEPFALAGTLVTNAEWQAFIDDGGYRTASLWLSDGWAWVQANGIAAPDYWDEDKHFTLKGWQPREPDAPVTHISFYEADAFATWAGARLPTEFEWEAIAQSHDPAGGNQLDAAGPVAPLGSDSLFGDCWQFTRSAYLPYPRYQPPAGAVGEYNGKFMSGQVVLKGASCATSRGHSRASYRNFFYPHQRWQFTGLRLAKDA; via the coding sequence TTGGCCCATGCCAAGCCGCACGAACCGGCCTTGTCCCACGGCGATCTCGCCGGGCGTTTTCGCGCGGCCCGCGCGCTGACCGAAGCGCTGGCTGCTCCGCTGTCCGAAGCCGATGCAACAATCCAGTCGATGGACGATGCTTCGCCGACGAAATGGCACCTGGCGCATGTGACCTGGTTCTGGGAGACCTTCCTGCTGCGCGACCATGTGGCGGGCTATCGGCTGTTCGACCAGCAATGGCCGTTCCTGTTCAACAGCTATTACGAGGCCGAGGGCAAACGCCATGCCCGCGCGCGGCGGGGAATGATCACCCGCCCGTCGCTGGCCGAGGTGCTGGCCTATCGGGCGCATGTGACCGAAGCGATGGAGCCAATGCTCGGGCGCGAGGAGCTGCGCTGCCTGATCGAACTCGGCATCGCGCATGAGCAGCAGCACCAGGAATTGCTGCTGACCGATATCAAGCATGCGCTTGTCCAGAACCCGTTGGGACCGGCGATGTGGGATGGCACATCGAACTCTTCGCAAGCGCGTGAGCGACATTGGCACGCCCACCCCGGCGGCATCGCTTTGGTCGGGCATGAGGGAGAGAGCTTTGCCTTCGACAACGAGGGCCCGCGCCACCGCGTGCTGCTCGAACCCTTCGCGCTGGCCGGCACGCTTGTGACCAATGCCGAGTGGCAGGCCTTCATCGACGATGGCGGCTACCGCACCGCATCGCTGTGGCTCTCTGACGGCTGGGCGTGGGTACAGGCGAACGGTATCGCTGCCCCCGATTATTGGGATGAGGACAAGCATTTCACACTGAAGGGCTGGCAACCGCGCGAACCCGATGCGCCCGTGACGCATATCTCGTTCTACGAGGCCGATGCCTTCGCCACATGGGCGGGCGCGCGGCTGCCGACCGAGTTCGAATGGGAAGCCATTGCGCAGTCCCATGACCCGGCTGGAGGCAACCAGCTCGATGCCGCCGGTCCAGTCGCGCCCTTGGGCTCCGACAGCCTGTTTGGCGATTGCTGGCAATTCACCCGCAGCGCCTATCTGCCCTATCCCCGCTACCAGCCCCCGGCGGGGGCGGTAGGCGAATACAACGGCAAGTTCATGAGCGGGCAGGTGGTGCTGAAGGGCGCCAGCTGCGCCACGTCGCGCGGCCACTCGCGGGCGAGCTATCGCAATTTCTTCTACCCCCACCAGCGCTGGCAGTTCACCGGCCTGCGCCTCGCCAAGGACGCCTGA
- a CDS encoding class II 3-deoxy-7-phosphoheptulonate synthase, giving the protein MARNWTPDSWKSFEARHLPAYEDTAALAAAEKTLANYPPLVFAGEARALKRDLAEVAEGRAFLLQGGDCAESFAEFHPNNIRDTFRVILQMAVVLTFAGKLPVVKVGRMAGQFAKPRSSDTETQDGVTLPSYFGDNVNGIEFDPAIRRNDPERMVKAYSQAAATLNLLRAFAGGGYANLRQVHQWTLDFMGRSPWADKFAALSDRISEALDFMEACGVDPATVPQLQGTSFYTSHEGLLLPYEQALTREDSLTGDWVDTSGHMIWIGDRTRFEGSAHVEFARGIINPLGVKCGPSLEPDVLLKLLDDLNPAREAGRITLIARFGHDKVEAGLPRLLRAVTREGHPVVWSCDPMHGNVIKAESGYKTRPYDRIKAEVRAFFDVHRAEGTHPGGIHLEMTGQDVTECVGGAVAIADEDLGDRYHTHCDPRLNAAQSIELAFAIAEMLQLAAKGQHADAA; this is encoded by the coding sequence ATGGCCCGTAACTGGACACCGGACAGCTGGAAGAGCTTCGAGGCACGGCACCTGCCGGCCTATGAGGACACCGCTGCGCTCGCGGCGGCAGAGAAGACGCTGGCCAACTATCCGCCGCTGGTGTTTGCCGGTGAGGCCCGCGCGCTGAAGCGCGACTTGGCCGAAGTGGCCGAGGGCCGAGCGTTCCTGCTCCAGGGCGGCGATTGCGCGGAAAGCTTCGCCGAGTTCCACCCCAACAACATCCGCGACACCTTCCGCGTCATCCTGCAGATGGCGGTGGTGCTGACCTTTGCCGGCAAGCTGCCGGTGGTGAAAGTCGGCCGCATGGCCGGCCAGTTCGCCAAGCCGCGCAGTTCGGACACCGAGACGCAGGACGGCGTGACCCTGCCGAGCTATTTCGGCGACAATGTCAACGGGATCGAGTTCGACCCGGCCATCCGCCGCAACGATCCCGAACGGATGGTGAAGGCCTATTCGCAAGCCGCCGCGACGCTCAACCTGCTGCGGGCCTTTGCCGGCGGTGGCTACGCCAATCTGCGGCAGGTGCACCAGTGGACGCTCGACTTCATGGGCCGCAGCCCGTGGGCCGACAAGTTCGCCGCGCTGTCCGACCGGATCAGCGAAGCGCTCGACTTCATGGAGGCCTGCGGGGTCGATCCGGCCACCGTGCCGCAGCTGCAGGGCACCAGCTTCTACACCAGCCATGAGGGACTCCTGCTCCCCTACGAGCAGGCGCTGACGCGGGAGGATTCGCTCACCGGCGACTGGGTCGACACCAGCGGCCACATGATCTGGATCGGCGACCGCACCCGCTTCGAAGGCAGCGCGCATGTCGAATTCGCGCGCGGTATCATCAACCCGCTGGGCGTGAAATGCGGGCCGAGCCTGGAGCCGGACGTGCTGCTGAAGCTGCTCGATGATCTGAACCCCGCGCGCGAGGCGGGGCGGATCACGCTGATCGCCCGGTTCGGGCATGACAAGGTCGAGGCCGGCCTGCCGCGCCTGCTGCGCGCCGTGACCCGCGAAGGGCATCCGGTGGTGTGGAGCTGCGACCCGATGCACGGCAACGTCATCAAGGCCGAAAGCGGCTACAAGACCCGCCCCTATGACCGGATCAAGGCCGAAGTGCGCGCGTTCTTCGATGTCCACCGCGCCGAAGGCACCCACCCGGGCGGCATCCACCTGGAGATGACCGGGCAGGATGTGACCGAGTGCGTCGGCGGTGCGGTGGCGATTGCCGACGAGGATCTGGGCGACCGGTACCACACCCATTGCGACCCGCGCCTCAATGCTGCGCAATCGATCGAGCTGGCGTTTGCGATTGCCGAAATGCTGCAGCTGGCGGCGAAGGGGCAGCACGCCGACGCGGCCTGA
- the egtD gene encoding L-histidine N(alpha)-methyltransferase: protein MPASKNDLRLVDLDEEGVDKAFRADVLQGLSEAQKAIPARWLYDDAGSQLFEDITGLGEYYPTRAETEILASRGAEFAQAIGPGRAVVEFGSGSSVKTPLLLSQIDPAAYVPLDIAGDFLRASAEELGAKFPGLPVYPVEADFMRRVELPEAVADLPKLGFFPGSTIGNMVARTAVDLLRTMRETLGESAKLLIGMDLVKDPAVLVAAYDDACGVTAEFNRNLARRINRELAGTIPVDDLRHEARWIDDFARIEMHLVAQRDIAFEVAGRRFTMAAGESIHTENSHKFTRRSGNAILLAGGWTPVRRWLDGEQRFSLILAEASIPRSAP from the coding sequence ATGCCTGCTTCCAAGAACGACCTGCGTCTCGTCGATCTCGACGAGGAAGGCGTCGACAAGGCCTTTCGGGCCGATGTGCTTCAGGGCCTGTCGGAAGCCCAGAAGGCGATCCCCGCCCGCTGGCTCTACGACGATGCCGGATCGCAGCTGTTCGAGGACATTACGGGGCTCGGGGAATATTACCCGACCCGCGCCGAGACGGAGATACTGGCATCGCGCGGCGCGGAATTCGCGCAGGCGATCGGACCGGGCCGGGCGGTGGTCGAATTCGGCAGCGGCTCCTCCGTCAAGACGCCCCTGTTGCTGAGCCAGATCGATCCCGCAGCCTATGTCCCGCTCGATATCGCGGGCGACTTCCTGCGTGCTTCCGCGGAGGAACTCGGGGCGAAGTTCCCAGGGCTGCCGGTCTATCCGGTCGAGGCCGACTTCATGCGCCGGGTCGAACTGCCCGAAGCGGTGGCTGACCTGCCCAAGCTCGGCTTCTTCCCGGGTTCGACCATCGGCAACATGGTCGCGCGCACTGCGGTCGATCTCCTTCGCACCATGCGCGAGACCCTGGGCGAGAGCGCCAAGCTGCTGATCGGCATGGACCTGGTGAAGGACCCGGCGGTGCTCGTTGCCGCCTATGACGACGCCTGCGGGGTGACGGCCGAATTCAACCGCAACCTCGCCCGCCGCATCAACCGCGAGCTGGCCGGGACCATTCCGGTGGACGATCTGCGTCACGAAGCCCGCTGGATCGATGATTTCGCCCGGATCGAGATGCACCTGGTGGCGCAGCGCGATATCGCTTTCGAAGTGGCCGGTCGTCGTTTCACCATGGCCGCGGGCGAGAGCATCCATACCGAGAACAGCCACAAGTTCACTCGCCGCAGCGGCAATGCCATCCTGCTGGCGGGCGGCTGGACCCCGGTGCGCCGCTGGCTCGACGGCGAGCAAAGGTTCAGCCTGATCCTGGCAGAGGCTTCCATCCCGCGCAGCGCGCCCTAA
- a CDS encoding TIGR02281 family clan AA aspartic protease, producing MGAVNTDALIDAFAHFVATTPRSTLLIAALFALVIGWVGSLMIRNKVPLGWLVRGSSTMAMVGILSIVVLQFARFDPRFDIAMADMGLAEQVVEGRETRVPLSADGHYWLRASVNGTEARFMIDTGATLTTISDKTAAQAGVTPREGHPPITLSTANGTIQAPIGVIEELRFGNVAARGLDTVIAPNIGDMNVIGMNLLSRLAEWKVQKGVLVLVPNNPQPEVTFGQ from the coding sequence ATGGGCGCTGTGAACACCGATGCCCTGATCGACGCCTTCGCGCATTTCGTTGCCACCACGCCGCGCAGCACGCTGCTTATCGCGGCGCTGTTCGCGCTGGTGATCGGCTGGGTCGGCAGCCTGATGATCCGCAACAAGGTCCCGCTCGGCTGGCTGGTGCGCGGCTCCAGCACCATGGCGATGGTCGGTATTTTGTCCATTGTAGTGTTGCAGTTTGCCCGCTTCGATCCGCGCTTCGACATCGCCATGGCCGATATGGGCCTGGCCGAGCAGGTTGTGGAGGGTCGCGAGACCCGTGTGCCGCTGTCGGCCGACGGGCATTATTGGCTCCGCGCCAGTGTCAACGGCACCGAGGCGCGCTTCATGATCGACACCGGGGCGACGCTGACCACGATTTCCGACAAGACCGCTGCACAGGCCGGGGTGACCCCGCGCGAAGGGCACCCGCCGATTACGCTGAGCACCGCCAACGGTACCATCCAGGCTCCCATCGGAGTGATAGAGGAATTGCGTTTCGGCAATGTCGCCGCGCGTGGGCTCGATACGGTCATCGCGCCCAATATCGGAGACATGAACGTAATCGGGATGAACCTCTTGAGCCGTCTTGCCGAATGGAAGGTGCAGAAAGGCGTGCTCGTTCTGGTGCCGAACAACCCGCAGCCTGAGGTGACTTTCGGGCAATAG